In Apodemus sylvaticus chromosome 8, mApoSyl1.1, whole genome shotgun sequence, one genomic interval encodes:
- the C8H10orf71 gene encoding cardiac-enriched FHL2-interacting protein → MQGNKKCTDGFSDTSSIGSVLDEADREVSNLTDRAFRSLCISEDTSFHDSDLALSPDITSQVSGTFHQETVSHANRKSGIWSQVPSQGTEHSGWAATFQQQPKYVQGEEKYPKNSPLPTPVQRRLEVPISGLRSSNKPISKVSSLIRSFDRTETQPCDSRPPPSKPPALKNPPKFAHPPESGVNFCFDSAFLTVRRVPAEVSNTHQSSHQPGRAPGEQESPKNPEIACPSSDSLLQTPDHVAGSFESRFPSPPLNPAKTEPGKGKEWIPRRTFLHSENSAFESWDTHQPKLRERKDIAETTPESKGPKHYEDVPLLKEPYPAQSKVSPSQGQANCAQEENRSPSGTQVTSGAWGSRDPGSQVFPVEENASQMDPQVRRSQAPWRKPKTGKGGTDGPHDTLEDKKQPNRRGLPLYSKLNPQGQLPENGVLDTPEESNDHYSPPFNISKLLTPIISTKHVLETSDTQPAEISPSPAGQLNGYQEEKESSEAQSRDSYKSKAPSLLFNLKDVRKRVKSTYSPLPLLKGFDEKTRGKFDGKQEPLSNGVTLANGLEENPPPELLKETLDGTPSVLHSSIQKDPAIESRESFADSHPTLSSPSASSKTHFCVNGGAAERSSNEKEEANGESEQSPSEGGGHPDPRESLPRRKHLSLKLFNRESETGQAAEKMKPHQLENGLTRSISQETEPERGMGLQDVPLNQKFSPGPLSPEEEDVFYSDSQSDFTPCLQTKAKFSTSSSDQSFASFDDQQKVWFTEGSPEDRKSHVSAGDNQKDEKETAVVEEEKPQDCALRDGHGGVDKHRQEETQRKALGVSGGRPRKASAEEVNARGSWMATDKDAALSHAKDSTPLPASTNKHRLFPIKDNTLRATPVIKPIILPLLRTVSSEDSLSGGHKENELPRQPWGEDADGLSTSESQETPNTSLSNNMRGTQQKCVEYEGMEEDPVHAAARNETSQQTRKGSFSFLPLVEEESRMNPPRDTAIAQEKNRSADSGKLGAPQHIPTIALPPDDLKDSPRSLQQHICWEEQGFKGHFLSAPRAGPSGRRQVPSEAAISPNPSSLGESSTCSPAASTIWEEASQAAGEHWSRPWASPGPTRLTRREDMTHGLTWEAEGTDPQLERLADLRSLSPPRGILLAGAAEKPEPPALQEKAAGKPPAVPPKTEKALRRAKKLASKRRKSDQVLENHAEAWEGKSYTEDTQGTEQRSVSPGKGPQPRFPAIRSLPPPTHRHSVSCGWEPAGRRPWGPQSLTPLPPYPATQKVLQDPQSGQYFVFDVPLQVKIKTFYDPETGKYVKVSVPSSEETSSEPPLQDALAAPYLLYPGFRPVPVTSLMPLRCSSQLAAPTFLRQGSRSRRPQSSQGARLQPEPLGESTQHTSVQRARGPPCSPEEEGAEAPSLNIISTDDLEDFATEGVS, encoded by the coding sequence ATGCAGGGAAACAAGAAATGCACAGATGGGTTCAGTGATACCTCCAGCATCGGCAGCGTGCTAGATGAGGCAGACAGGGAGGTGAGCAACCTCACAGACCGGGCATTCCGGAGTTTGTGCATCTCGGAGGACACATCCTTCCATGACTCTGACCTGGCTCTGTCCCCAGATATCACCAGCCAGGTGTCGGGGACTTTTCACCAGGAGACAGTGAGCCATGCCAACAGGAAAAGTGGAATTTGGAGCCAGGTTCCATCTCAAGGCACAGAGCATTCTGGCTGGGCAGCCACCTTCCAACAGCAGCCCAAGTACGTTCAGGGAGAGGAAAAGTACCCTAAAAACAGTCCTCTGCCAACACCAGTCCAGAGGAGACTGGAGGTGCCCATTTCTGGCCTGAGGAGCAGCAACAAGCCCATCTCCAAAGTCTCATCACTGATCAGATCTTTTGACAGGACAGAGACTCAACCTTGTGACAGCCGGCCTCCTCCCAGCAAGCCTCCGGCTCTCAAAAATCCCCCCAAGTTTGCACATCCCCCGGAAAGTGGTGTCAATTTCTGCTTCGATTCGGCCTTTCTAACTGTCAGGAGGGTGCCTGCTGAAGTCTCCAACACCCATCAGAGTAGCCACCAGCCTGGCAGGGCTCCTGGGGAGCAAGAATCTCCCAAGAACCCAGAAATAGCCTGTCCCAGCTCAGACAGCCTCCTCCAGACACCGGACCATGTGGCTGGCTCATTTGAGTCAAGGTTTCCCTCTCCACCTCTCAACCCAGCCAAAActgagccaggaaaggggaaggagtgGATTCCCAGGAGGACTTTTCTACACAGTGAAAACAGTGCCTTTGAGTCATGGGACACCCACCAACCAAAGCTCCGGGAGAGAAAGGACATTGCTGAAACCACCCCAGAAAGCAAAGGCCCCAAACATTATGAGGACGTGCCCTTGCTAAAGGAACCCTATCCTGCACAGTCCAAAGTCTCCCCCTCTCAGGGCCAAGCTAACTGTGCCCAGGAAGAGAACCGGTCACCATCAGGGACCCAGGTCACATCTGGAGCTTGGGGTTCCAGGGACCCAGGATCCCAGGTGTTCCCTGTAGAGGAAAATGCTTCACAGATGGACCCTCAGGTGAGACGCAGTCAAGCCCCATGGAGGAAGCCAAAGACTGGCAAAGGAGGAACAGATGGCCCACATGATACTTTGGAAGACAAGAAACAACCCAATAGGAGAGGTCTACCTCTGTATTCAAAGCTTAACCCTCAAGGTCAGCTTCCAGAAAATGGTGTTCTAGACACGCCAGAGGAGTCCAATGACCATTACAGTCCCCCTTTTAACATCAGTAAACTCCTCACCCCAATTATATCTACAAAGCATGTCCTGGAAACTTCAGACACCCAACCAGCGGAAATCAGCCCATCCCCTGCAGGACAGCTAAATGGATACCAGGAGGAGAAGGAGTCCAGTGAGGCTCAGTCCCGGGACAGCTACAAATCCAAAGCGCCCAGCCTGCTGTTCAACCTCAAGGATGTTCGGAAGCGTGTCAAGAGTACATACAGTCCCTTGCCTCTTTTAAAAGGCTTTGATGAGAAAACCAGGGGCAAGTTTGATGGCAAGCAAGAACCTCTGAGCAATGGGGTCACCCTTGCCAACGGCCTGGAAGAAAACCCTCCCCCAGAGCTCTTGAAGGAGACGCTAGATGGTACCCCTAGCGTTTTGCACAGCAGTATCCAGAAGGATCCTGCTATCGAGTCCAGAGAATCCTTTGCAGACAGCCACCCGACCCTTAGTTCACCTTCAGCTAGCTCCAAAACCCACTTCTGCGTCAATGGGGGAGCCGCAGAAAGGAGCAGTAATGAGAAGGAGGAAGCCAATGGAGAATCGGAGCAGAGTCCCTCTGAGGGTGGCGGACATCCAGACCCCAGGGAAAGCCTTCCCCGGAGAAAACATCTCTCCCTGAAACTCTTCAACAGGGAGTCTGAAACAGGGCAGGCTGCGGAGAAAATGAAGCCCCACCAGCTGGAGAATGGGCTCACGAGATCCATCTCCCAAGAGACAGAGCCTGAGCGAGGAATGGGGCTCCAGGATGTACCCTTGAACCAGAAGTTCTCCCCAGGACCCCTTTCCCCTGAGGAGGAGGATGTGTTTTACAGCGACAGCCAGTCTGATTTTACTCCGTGCCTCCAAACAAAAGCTAAATTCAGCACCAGCTCTTCAGATCAATCCTTTGCTTCTTTTGATGATCAGCAGAAGGTGTGGTTTACAGAAGGCTCCCCGGAAGACAGGAAGagtcatgtgagtgcaggtgacaaTCAGAAGGACGAGAAGGAGACGGCGGTGGTGGAGGAAGAAAAGCCACAGGATTGTGCCTTGCGTGATGGACACGGAGGCGTGGACAAGCACAGAcaggaggaaacacaaagaaaagcaCTAGGAGTTTCGGGAGGAAGACCCAGGAAAGCATCAGCGGAAGAAGTCAATGCCAGAGGTTCTTGGATGGCGACTGATAAAGATGCAGCTCTTTCCCATGCCAAGGACTCAACCCCCTTGCCAGCCTCTACCAACAAGCACAGACTGTTCCCAATTAAAGACAACACGCTCAGGGCCACCCCAGTGATAAAACCAATTATCCTGCCTCTCCTGAGGACAGTCTCCTCAGAAGACTCACTTAGTGGTGGACACAAAGAGAATGAATTACCAAGGCAGCCGTGGGGCGAAGATGCTGATGGCCTTAGTACCTCAGAAAGCCAGGAAACGCCTAACACCTCACTATCCAATAACATGCGGGGCACACAGCAGAAGTGTGTGGAGTATGAGGGCATGGAGGAAGACCCGGTACACGCTGCAGCCCGCAATGAGACTTCTCAGCAAACCCGAAAGGGGAGTTTCTCCTTTCTACCATTGGTGGAAGAGGAGAGCAGGATGAACCCACCCCGAGACACAGCGATAGCGCAGGAGAAAAACAGATCTGCAGACTCAGGGAAACTTGGGGCTCCGCAGCATATCCCTACCATCGCTTTACCCCCAGATGACTTAAAAGACTCGCCCCGCTCCCTGCAACAACATATCTGTTGGGAAGAGCAAGGTTTCAAAGGCCACTTTTTGTCTGCGCCCAGAGCAGGACCTTCTGGAAGAAGGCAGGTCCCCAGTGAGGCAGCGATTTCCCCCAACCCCAGCTCTCTAGGAGAGAGCAGTACATGCTCCCCAGCAGCCAGCACTATTTGGGAAGAAGCTTCCCAGGCCGCTGGGGAACACTGGTCCCGCCCCTGGGCCAGCCCGGGTCCTACAAGGCTCACCAGGAGAGAGGACATGACTCATGGCCTCACATGGGAAGCTGAAGGGACAGATCCCCAGCTTGAGCGGTTGGCAGATCTCAGGTCCCTCTCTCCTCCGAGAGGCATTTTGCTAGCTGGTGCTGCCGAGAAACCAGAGCCCCCTGCTCTGCAGGAGAAGGCGGCAGGCAAGCCCCCTGCAGTCCCGCCCAAGACCGAGAAGGCCTTGCGCAGGGCCAAGAAGCTGGCaagcaagaggaggaagagtgACCAGGTGCTGGAGAATCATGCCGAGGCCTGGGAGGGCAAGTCCTACACAGAGGACACTCAGGGGACAGAGCAAAGGTCTGTATCTCCTGGAAAAGGGCCTCAGCCCAGGTTCCCTGCCATCCGTTCCCTGCCGCCGCCCACTCACCGCCACTCAGTGTCCTGCGGCTGGGAGCCTGCAGGGAGACGGCCTTGGGGACCCCAGTCCCTCACACCTCTTCCCCCTTACCCAGccacccagaaggtgctccaggATCCTCAGTCAGGACAATACTTTGTCTTCGATGTGCCTCTCCAAGTGAAAAtcaagactttttatgaccccgAGACTGGCAAGTATGTTAAGGTCTCTGTCCCATCCTCTGAGGAGACCTCCTCAGAGCCACCTCTGCAGGATGCCCTGGCTGCTCCCTACCTACTGTACCCCGGCTTCCGGCCAGTGCCTGTGACTTCCTTGATGCCTCTGCGCTGCTCCTCTCAGCTTGCAGCTCCCACTTTTCTCAGGCAGGGTTCCCGGAGCCGCAggccccagagttcccagggcgCTCGACTGCAGCCTGAACCACTGGGTGAGTCCACCCAGCATACCTCTGTCCAGCGCGCCCGTGGGCCTCCCTGTAGTCCAGAGGAAGAGGGTGCAGAAGCTCCAAGCCTAAATATCATCTCCACAGATGATCTAGAGGACTTTGCCACAGAGGGTGTTTCTTGA